A genomic stretch from Methanoculleus horonobensis includes:
- a CDS encoding HepT-like ribonuclease domain-containing protein has product MAQKCEMLVDRVEFIDLNFSKEVLTDRILRKAMYKEFQEAVEAAADICALVRRSLDSSAQDDYSNVDYLVDRDIVSADGWFMNTTASTTGLHMPQLHGSPEPCANLPG; this is encoded by the coding sequence GTGGCGCAGAAATGCGAGATGCTGGTCGACCGGGTGGAGTTTATCGATCTGAACTTCTCAAAAGAGGTTCTCACCGACAGGATACTCAGGAAGGCGATGTACAAGGAGTTCCAGGAGGCGGTCGAAGCCGCGGCCGACATCTGTGCCCTTGTCCGGCGCAGCCTGGACTCTTCGGCGCAGGACGACTATAGCAACGTCGACTATCTGGTCGATCGGGATATCGTTTCGGCAGATGGCTGGTTCATGAATACGACGGCGTCAACGACCGGATTGCATATGCCTCAATTGCACGGCTCACCAGAGCCCTGCGCGAATTTACCGGGGTGA
- a CDS encoding SDR family NAD(P)-dependent oxidoreductase, whose amino-acid sequence MTEQIILVTGSTDGIGKATAHALSRQGHRVLLHGRNPEKGRTVLAELEGATGSDLHALFIADLSVQEQVRGLAEDIAGAYDRLDVLINNAGVFMPEREVAPGGIETTFAVNFLAQFLLTHELLPLLKGSAPARIVNVASIAHRSAGSIDWRNLPGFPSYDAYDAYAISKVGVIAFTARLARTLEGTGVTANCLHPGVINTKLLRAYTHNGGEGAPPERGAEVVTYLATSPDAGAVNGGYFEESRWTRPSSLALDVGTQERFWEMGSSLTGAVQRADPKAYAR is encoded by the coding sequence ATGACGGAGCAGATCATCCTCGTCACGGGCTCGACGGACGGTATTGGAAAGGCGACCGCACACGCGCTTTCCCGGCAGGGCCACCGCGTGCTGCTCCACGGCAGGAACCCCGAGAAGGGGAGGACGGTTCTCGCCGAACTGGAGGGGGCTACCGGCTCCGACCTGCACGCTCTCTTCATCGCCGACCTCTCGGTGCAGGAGCAGGTCAGGGGTCTCGCGGAGGATATCGCCGGGGCGTACGACCGGCTCGACGTCCTCATCAACAACGCCGGGGTCTTCATGCCGGAGCGGGAGGTCGCTCCCGGCGGGATCGAGACGACGTTCGCCGTGAACTTTCTCGCACAGTTCCTCCTCACCCACGAACTCCTCCCGCTCCTTAAAGGAAGCGCCCCGGCACGGATCGTCAACGTCGCATCGATAGCTCACCGGAGTGCAGGGTCGATCGACTGGAGAAACCTCCCGGGTTTTCCGAGTTACGACGCCTACGATGCCTACGCCATATCGAAGGTAGGTGTCATCGCCTTCACCGCCAGGCTCGCCCGGACGCTCGAGGGGACGGGAGTGACGGCGAACTGCCTCCATCCGGGAGTGATCAACACGAAACTCCTCCGGGCCTACACCCACAACGGGGGCGAAGGCGCCCCGCCGGAGAGGGGGGCGGAGGTGGTGACATACCTCGCAACCTCCCCCGACGCCGGGGCGGTGAACGGCGGTTACTTCGAGGAGAGCCGGTGGACACGCCCGTCATCCCTCGCCCTCGATGTTGGGACGCAGGAACGGTTCTGGGAGATGGGGAGCAGTCTCACCGGGGCGGTGCAGCGGGCCGACCCGAAAGCATATGCCCGATGA